One Nitrosopumilus piranensis genomic region harbors:
- a CDS encoding helix-turn-helix transcriptional regulator encodes MDKYEVVSANFLELASEQRLKILSHLSTHPLRVSVLAKKINVTSQEIHRNLERLSNSGFVKKGVDEHFHITTIGQLMLSQMPLMFFITKNQKYFASHDVGVLPIKFSRRLGVLENCEHIKGVTNVLNKWKSIYKNSKEFVYDITNEMPLGMDEILLKRIKNGVKYRHIVSKDLDEPEDRTSNLQKLGYYDFIQKGKIERKELSKTKTVLILNENEAGIVFPTSDGEPDLRHMFYGDGTMFLDWCIDYFDFYWKKSKKISKFPKR; translated from the coding sequence ATGGATAAATATGAAGTTGTATCTGCAAATTTTTTAGAATTAGCAAGTGAACAACGACTAAAGATTCTTTCACATCTTAGCACCCATCCCTTACGAGTATCAGTTTTAGCTAAAAAAATTAATGTTACCTCTCAAGAAATCCATAGAAATCTTGAGCGATTATCAAATTCAGGATTTGTAAAGAAAGGTGTTGATGAGCATTTTCATATTACCACAATTGGACAGCTGATGTTGAGTCAAATGCCATTGATGTTTTTTATAACAAAGAATCAAAAGTATTTTGCCAGTCATGATGTGGGCGTATTGCCAATCAAATTTAGTCGAAGACTTGGGGTGCTTGAAAATTGTGAACACATCAAAGGTGTTACAAATGTTTTAAACAAGTGGAAAAGCATTTACAAAAATTCTAAAGAATTTGTTTATGATATTACCAATGAAATGCCTCTTGGCATGGATGAAATTCTGTTAAAAAGAATAAAAAATGGTGTAAAATACCGACATATAGTCAGTAAAGATCTAGATGAGCCTGAAGACAGGACTTCGAATTTACAGAAATTGGGATATTATGATTTTATCCAGAAAGGAAAAATTGAGAGAAAGGAGCTTTCTAAAACTAAAACTGTTTTAATTTTAAATGAAAATGAAGCTGGAATTGTTTTCCCTACTTCTGATGGGGAACCTGATCTACGACACATGTTTTATGGCGATGGAACTATGTTCCTAGATTGGTGTATTGATTATTTTGATTTTTATTGGAAAAAATCTAAAAAAATAAGCAAATTCCCAAAACGATAA
- a CDS encoding mechanosensitive ion channel domain-containing protein, translating to MSEILFAGLSLVITGILYFFTRQIINQKLQDLQGSDKLLGLILIFITLGEILYLGIHFGLFDIALELITSIGAVAVVIGIALQNQLKNTVSGISIFLNSQINVGDTIEFDYVKCKITRLHLTKITAISDEGIRVIIPNHKLSEEMIQIYPKKLNTIQAKNKKFENFNKINS from the coding sequence TTGTCTGAAATACTTTTTGCTGGATTATCTCTAGTCATAACTGGTATCTTGTATTTTTTTACAAGACAAATAATCAATCAAAAATTACAGGACCTTCAAGGCTCAGATAAGCTGTTGGGGTTAATTCTTATTTTTATTACCTTGGGTGAGATACTTTATCTAGGTATACACTTTGGATTATTTGATATTGCATTAGAATTGATTACCTCAATTGGTGCCGTAGCTGTAGTTATTGGAATAGCATTACAAAATCAATTAAAAAATACTGTTTCAGGTATTAGCATATTTTTGAATAGTCAAATCAATGTAGGTGATACAATAGAATTTGATTATGTTAAATGTAAAATTACAAGATTACATTTAACAAAAATTACTGCGATATCTGATGAGGGTATACGAGTTATCATACCTAATCATAAACTTAGCGAAGAGATGATCCAAATATATCCAAAAAAACTTAACACAATTCAAGCAAAAAATAAAAAATTTGAGAATTTTAATAAAATAAATAGCTGA
- a CDS encoding cation:proton antiporter: MSEEFVFNILVLLVSAIILGEVFKRIKLPAMVGHLLAGVIIGPTLLGIVHIDDSFLVFIDLAVFFLMFLAGLELHPEEIKKAGKRGIVLSLLAFSIPFLATYGLMDALGQPMITSMFVSLTLAITAVPVSAVVLMEFKLLKSKLGTTVMTAGIINDILSLVILAIILQMAVNGTDSASPEESLDMMKVALSTAKIAAFVGGIFLVDYLLNRFSRQVPRKLIPIFSKLKTRESGFAILLIVTFGISLLAEMAGLHFIIGTFFAGLIIYRKIIGKEHFETINDVYSKITFGFFSPIFFAFIGTELHAQSLSGSIPLFLMLLAVAIAGKVGGGFLGAKIVGFSTQKSKVIGYLMNSRGMVELVIAVIGLEAGIIDETMFSIIVAVGFITTILAPIMSRVSIKHSKESFS, encoded by the coding sequence ATGTCTGAGGAATTTGTATTTAATATTCTTGTGTTGTTAGTGTCTGCAATTATTCTTGGAGAAGTTTTTAAACGAATTAAATTACCTGCAATGGTTGGCCATCTTTTAGCGGGAGTTATAATTGGACCGACATTGCTTGGAATTGTTCATATCGATGACTCTTTTCTAGTGTTCATTGATCTTGCAGTATTTTTCTTGATGTTTTTAGCTGGTTTGGAATTGCATCCAGAAGAAATCAAAAAGGCAGGAAAACGTGGTATTGTTTTATCTCTACTTGCTTTTAGCATTCCATTTTTGGCAACATATGGTTTGATGGATGCATTAGGACAACCAATGATTACATCAATGTTTGTTTCGCTGACTCTGGCAATTACTGCAGTACCCGTAAGTGCAGTAGTATTGATGGAATTTAAGCTATTGAAAAGTAAACTTGGTACCACTGTGATGACTGCAGGCATCATCAATGATATTTTATCCCTAGTTATCTTGGCAATAATTCTACAAATGGCAGTTAATGGAACTGACAGTGCTAGTCCTGAAGAATCTTTGGATATGATGAAAGTTGCACTATCTACTGCAAAAATAGCTGCATTTGTAGGTGGCATATTTTTGGTTGATTATTTGCTAAATAGATTTAGCCGCCAGGTTCCTAGAAAACTGATTCCTATTTTCTCAAAATTAAAGACAAGAGAATCTGGCTTTGCAATATTGCTGATTGTGACATTTGGTATTTCCCTTTTAGCTGAAATGGCAGGACTTCATTTTATTATTGGAACATTTTTTGCAGGTTTGATAATATATAGAAAAATCATTGGCAAAGAACATTTTGAAACCATTAATGATGTATATAGTAAAATTACATTTGGATTTTTCTCGCCAATATTTTTTGCATTCATAGGAACAGAATTACATGCTCAGTCTTTGTCCGGCTCAATTCCATTATTTTTGATGCTGTTGGCAGTAGCTATTGCTGGAAAGGTAGGCGGAGGATTTCTTGGAGCAAAAATTGTTGGCTTTTCAACACAAAAAAGCAAAGTCATTGGTTATCTTATGAATAGTAGAGGAATGGTTGAACTTGTTATCGCAGTTATTGGGTTAGAGGCAGGCATTATCGATGAGACAATGTTTTCAATAATAGTTGCTGTTGGATTTATTACTACAATTCTTGCACCCATAATGTCTAGAGTTTCTATAAAACACTCAAAGGAAAGTTTTTCATAG
- a CDS encoding DUF6659 family protein — translation MSTQIIPKSLDHACDVLLANNSVRYVGILDNMGNLIFDKKQRELELPISDEKSRSLYIKSVLGILFEKDFDNNVGPLRYIVSHRTKIDMISIPIFGYVVMISIEPNENCDVIANSAIMIFEKLLKN, via the coding sequence ATGTCTACACAGATTATCCCTAAATCATTAGATCATGCATGTGATGTTTTACTTGCAAACAATTCAGTAAGATATGTGGGCATTCTCGATAATATGGGCAATCTTATATTTGACAAAAAACAAAGAGAACTTGAATTACCTATATCTGATGAAAAATCACGTTCCCTATACATAAAATCTGTTTTGGGTATTTTATTTGAAAAAGATTTTGATAATAATGTTGGTCCATTAAGATACATTGTTAGCCATAGAACAAAAATTGATATGATATCAATTCCTATATTTGGTTATGTTGTGATGATCTCAATTGAACCAAATGAAAATTGTGATGTGATTGCAAATAGTGCCATAATGATATTTGAAAAATTGTTAAAAAATTAA
- a CDS encoding Lrp/AsnC ligand binding domain-containing protein: protein MGVCFLLVTCTVNKNIETAETIRKLPGVKEAIPVIGAYDCIVKTEMDSDDVKNFVLSSIRPLDNVRSVITLYDAPPLILS, encoded by the coding sequence ATGGGAGTTTGTTTTCTACTAGTTACTTGCACAGTAAATAAAAATATAGAGACGGCAGAAACTATTAGAAAATTACCTGGTGTCAAAGAAGCAATCCCTGTAATTGGCGCATATGATTGTATTGTAAAAACCGAGATGGACTCTGACGATGTCAAAAATTTTGTCTTATCTAGCATACGTCCTCTAGATAACGTACGAAGTGTTATTACACTATATGATGCGCCACCATTAATTCTATCATGA
- a CDS encoding ParB/RepB/Spo0J family partition protein, whose protein sequence is MVRRYKPTISYRLREIPIKQIRVWKEAQARKLDRENIAELAKSIKNEGLLNPPLVQKESKNTFLLMSGQRRLAAMKRLGAKKIPVHVLTKQTSYDLENAKAASVVENIHRKDMNHKEIADSCKFLAEHVGKSAAAKSMGMSIPTLNKYLGFAGVPDKLKALVPQLVSRDEMTKLYQITPNIKKAEKIAGQISKLDPSLRRRYIQALSQSPKSSHQKLLKRARTMRIKQKLSIKLSKTNAKKLASQSNKKELSPDEFAGKIISDYLKRRRNR, encoded by the coding sequence GTGGTGCGAAGATACAAACCTACAATTTCATACAGGTTAAGAGAGATTCCAATAAAGCAGATCAGAGTATGGAAAGAGGCTCAGGCACGAAAACTCGATAGAGAAAACATTGCAGAGTTAGCAAAATCCATTAAAAATGAGGGATTGTTGAATCCACCTCTAGTTCAAAAAGAAAGTAAAAACACATTCTTGCTAATGTCAGGGCAAAGAAGACTTGCTGCAATGAAGAGGTTAGGTGCAAAGAAAATTCCAGTTCACGTTCTCACAAAACAAACATCGTATGATCTTGAGAATGCAAAAGCAGCATCAGTAGTTGAAAATATCCATAGAAAGGATATGAATCACAAAGAGATTGCAGATTCTTGTAAATTTTTAGCTGAACATGTAGGAAAATCAGCTGCTGCAAAATCAATGGGCATGTCAATTCCCACACTTAACAAATACTTGGGATTTGCAGGAGTTCCAGACAAATTAAAGGCACTTGTTCCACAATTAGTTTCACGAGACGAAATGACAAAACTTTACCAGATAACCCCAAACATAAAAAAAGCTGAAAAAATTGCAGGGCAAATTTCAAAACTAGATCCAAGTTTACGAAGAAGATACATCCAAGCATTATCCCAATCACCAAAATCATCTCATCAAAAATTGCTAAAGCGTGCAAGAACTATGCGAATCAAACAAAAATTATCAATTAAACTATCAAAGACAAACGCAAAAAAGCTTGCATCACAATCAAATAAAAAAGAACTTTCACCTGACGAATTTGCAGGAAAAATAATTTCAGATTATCTAAAACGTAGAAGAAATAGATGA
- a CDS encoding CARDB domain-containing protein, protein MKSILILSSLLVMFVISPAFAENYEVDIVSGAYQKECQLGNKCLEPHTITIIVEDSITWINKDIFSHQIVTIQSEDDERVAGNFDTGHIPPGEQGSFTFRLNGIYQYHDPEYPHIIGTVIVKTGHTQPDFDWTLESILFSNIEGKNTAPTTKQPLYITNKVANIGEGNPPETNFGLSIYKGPELAFQGFEKLSVGPKQSDYATYTWTPKEPGKYTFIFTSDSSDYTLETIMQNNIDYREFFIYDGIAPPAIQERYGVSFDMITCEKGLELAKKKTTGSPICASSTTISKLLERGFLTN, encoded by the coding sequence ATGAAGAGCATCCTAATTCTTTCATCATTGCTAGTGATGTTTGTAATATCTCCAGCCTTTGCAGAAAATTATGAGGTAGACATTGTATCAGGTGCATATCAAAAAGAATGTCAGTTAGGAAACAAATGTTTAGAACCTCACACAATTACCATCATAGTAGAAGATAGCATAACTTGGATTAACAAAGACATATTTTCACATCAAATAGTTACCATTCAATCTGAAGACGATGAAAGAGTAGCAGGAAATTTTGATACTGGTCACATACCACCAGGTGAACAGGGGTCATTTACTTTCAGACTAAATGGAATATATCAATATCATGATCCAGAATATCCACACATTATTGGAACAGTTATTGTCAAAACAGGTCACACACAACCTGATTTTGATTGGACATTAGAATCAATATTATTTTCAAACATTGAAGGAAAAAACACAGCACCTACAACAAAACAACCACTATACATTACAAACAAGGTAGCAAATATTGGAGAAGGCAATCCTCCTGAAACAAATTTTGGTTTATCAATTTACAAAGGACCGGAGCTTGCATTTCAAGGATTTGAAAAATTGTCAGTAGGTCCTAAACAAAGTGATTATGCAACATACACATGGACTCCAAAAGAACCCGGAAAATACACATTCATATTCACATCAGATAGTTCTGATTACACTCTAGAAACAATCATGCAAAACAATATCGATTACAGAGAATTTTTCATATATGATGGCATAGCACCTCCAGCAATCCAAGAAAGATATGGTGTTTCTTTTGATATGATAACCTGTGAAAAAGGATTAGAGTTGGCAAAAAAGAAAACAACCGGTTCCCCAATATGTGCAAGTTCTACTACAATATCCAAATTGTTAGAAAGAGGCTTTTTGACGAATTAG
- a CDS encoding cupredoxin domain-containing protein, which translates to MSVAITAVLLGVVGSVSATNDGSIQPQGQAIIDRTTNEIQDIPNSMQDVTSNALKNTEDIISEIPDVAEEIIEESNSVSEFVDNTGDIIEDTMPEVPVVVKQTEGKLLEMVSIPQDTGVPGCEESDTCYLPIHATMNSGGEVIWTNHDSIPHTVTSGNPSEGPDGIFDSGLIMPGKTYSVQLDLAFEYDYFCIVHPWMQGTITIQ; encoded by the coding sequence ATGTCCGTTGCTATAACTGCAGTACTTCTTGGTGTTGTGGGAAGTGTAAGTGCCACAAATGATGGCTCTATTCAACCACAAGGTCAGGCTATTATTGATAGAACCACCAATGAGATACAAGACATTCCAAATTCCATGCAAGATGTCACATCTAATGCTTTAAAAAATACTGAAGATATTATTTCTGAAATTCCAGATGTCGCTGAAGAGATAATTGAAGAATCTAATTCAGTATCTGAATTTGTAGATAATACCGGAGATATTATTGAAGATACTATGCCTGAAGTTCCTGTAGTTGTCAAACAAACTGAAGGAAAACTATTGGAAATGGTTAGTATTCCTCAAGATACAGGCGTTCCTGGTTGTGAAGAGTCAGACACATGCTACTTACCTATACATGCGACAATGAATTCTGGAGGAGAAGTAATATGGACTAATCATGACTCTATTCCACACACTGTAACATCTGGAAATCCTAGTGAAGGTCCCGATGGAATATTTGATAGTGGATTAATCATGCCTGGAAAAACATATTCAGTTCAACTGGATCTTGCATTTGAGTATGACTACTTTTGTATAGTGCATCCTTGGATGCAAGGTACAATCACAATCCAATGA
- a CDS encoding universal stress protein has translation MTIKIKKILIPYDATPSSEKAVKKIFPLIDKDCSKIIFLTCIHDKATFGFFKTKSDRKEMEQEKEKNKKYHERLKKEADKLGIQASSKIIKSDLESKSIIEFAKDQNVDLIVMSKSKIGTHAERLYYNSTVDAVFKKAPCPFLYIP, from the coding sequence ATGACAATAAAAATTAAAAAAATTTTAATTCCATATGATGCCACACCTAGCAGTGAAAAAGCTGTAAAAAAGATATTTCCATTAATTGACAAAGACTGCTCTAAAATCATATTCTTAACATGTATACATGACAAAGCAACATTTGGATTTTTTAAAACAAAATCCGATAGAAAAGAGATGGAGCAAGAAAAGGAAAAAAATAAGAAATATCATGAACGTCTAAAAAAAGAAGCCGACAAATTAGGAATACAAGCCAGTTCTAAAATTATAAAAAGTGATCTTGAATCAAAATCAATTATAGAATTTGCAAAGGATCAAAATGTGGATCTTATTGTAATGAGTAAATCAAAGATAGGAACTCATGCTGAAAGATTGTATTACAACAGTACAGTTGATGCAGTCTTTAAGAAGGCTCCATGTCCATTTTTGTATATCCCTTAG
- a CDS encoding CDGSH iron-sulfur domain-containing protein yields MANVTIKAEENGPLLVVVDKKTTVTLCRCGGSQTQPSCDGAHEKIGFKAEGSEIEIHKHPESKMKPKSLRHGEGKSFSKMKEEVGLK; encoded by the coding sequence ATGGCAAATGTTACAATCAAAGCAGAGGAAAACGGTCCTCTACTAGTAGTGGTAGATAAAAAAACAACTGTTACCTTGTGTAGATGTGGCGGATCTCAAACCCAGCCTAGTTGTGACGGTGCACATGAAAAAATTGGGTTTAAAGCAGAAGGATCTGAAATTGAAATTCACAAACATCCTGAATCTAAAATGAAACCAAAATCTCTACGACATGGTGAAGGAAAATCTTTTTCAAAAATGAAAGAAGAAGTGGGATTGAAATAA
- a CDS encoding sodium-dependent transporter, which produces MESEVKREEWKSTSGFILACIGSAVGVANIWRFPYIVGENGGGAFLVPFLIVVVGLGVILMMLEFSVGKYFQSSIVNSLKRIRTKLKWFGVLIASVSLVILSYYLVIIGWIGFYLSSFLVSNVLGFEDLAQTYFSLISFVVVTLIVVSIVNKGVIHGIEKFNKIAVVFLIAILIPFTIYAITLPNAMEGITYFLRPDFSSLVNPEIWTTALGQAFFSLSLGSGAMLTYGSYLGKRQFLLKPTSTIIVTNTGVSILAGIIIFSLVFSNAQSPSQGLPLVFNILPEIFSNIDYGMQIGAIFFSLLFVAGITSAIGLFQVPMASVQESFRTSRRKAAFFVLVLVLMFGIPSALSYSPISLEFQEEKFLDLLDKIFGTYGITIAELVFVISVAWFMKKKRILENLNKNSRYNFPDWTIHVLKFVAPMLIILTVVSSILSENF; this is translated from the coding sequence TTGGAATCAGAAGTAAAACGAGAAGAATGGAAATCAACTAGTGGTTTCATTTTAGCATGTATTGGATCAGCAGTAGGAGTGGCAAACATATGGAGATTTCCTTACATCGTGGGAGAAAATGGGGGAGGAGCATTTCTTGTTCCTTTTTTGATAGTAGTTGTAGGGCTAGGTGTAATTCTCATGATGTTGGAATTTTCAGTTGGAAAATATTTTCAATCATCAATTGTTAATAGTCTTAAAAGAATTAGAACAAAGTTAAAGTGGTTTGGTGTTCTAATTGCTTCAGTTTCGCTTGTAATACTAAGCTATTATTTGGTAATCATTGGTTGGATTGGATTTTATCTATCAAGTTTTTTGGTTTCAAACGTACTTGGTTTTGAAGATTTAGCCCAGACATATTTTTCATTAATCTCTTTTGTAGTAGTGACATTAATCGTAGTGTCCATTGTCAATAAAGGTGTAATTCACGGAATCGAGAAATTTAATAAAATTGCAGTAGTTTTTTTGATTGCCATACTAATTCCTTTTACAATTTATGCAATAACACTTCCAAATGCAATGGAAGGCATTACGTATTTTTTGAGGCCAGATTTTTCATCTTTGGTCAATCCTGAGATCTGGACTACAGCCTTAGGGCAGGCTTTCTTTTCACTGTCATTAGGTTCAGGAGCAATGCTGACATATGGCAGCTATTTGGGCAAAAGGCAGTTCTTACTTAAACCCACATCAACCATAATTGTAACAAATACAGGAGTGTCCATTTTGGCAGGAATTATAATATTTTCTCTAGTATTTTCAAACGCCCAAAGTCCTTCACAAGGATTACCATTAGTATTTAATATTCTACCAGAAATTTTTTCAAATATTGATTACGGAATGCAAATTGGCGCAATATTTTTTTCACTACTGTTTGTTGCAGGAATTACATCAGCAATAGGTTTGTTCCAAGTTCCAATGGCATCAGTTCAAGAATCATTTAGAACATCAAGGAGAAAAGCTGCATTTTTTGTGTTGGTATTGGTACTGATGTTTGGAATTCCATCTGCCTTGAGTTATTCACCAATATCACTTGAATTTCAAGAAGAAAAATTTCTAGATCTTTTAGATAAGATCTTTGGAACATATGGCATTACAATTGCAGAATTGGTGTTTGTAATTTCAGTAGCGTGGTTTATGAAAAAGAAAAGAATTTTAGAAAATTTAAACAAAAATTCAAGATATAATTTTCCAGATTGGACTATTCATGTGTTAAAATTTGTTGCACCAATGTTAATAATACTTACAGTTGTATCATCAATTTTATCTGAAAATTTTTAA
- a CDS encoding nitroreductase family protein translates to MKFRTVEPSYTSKDGCRLVWQGVDEDDADVVILNKEELAKLVEILKQNKTGEVELEDQTSFIRINSDVTQFSLTNHDLLEANTSEIQEQILEFAKVPHEPQYVYIGTKEFYPSVWIRDDSKQKEDAPKKTSKQSLIQAILSSEPEKLRQDLSPTDLFRVFATRRSTRKFDKTKVEDWKIDKILSAADVAPTAGNFQGFQVFLVKNKSAKEALVEAANKQPYVNAPVVLVFCTDPSRVNLKFPPDILEKFSLQDATIAAAFSLLAASGVGLSTIWIGMFDEEKVKKILGTDLRPSSILCIGYPDKKKSPKSRRKLKELIKVIE, encoded by the coding sequence ATGAAATTTCGTACAGTAGAACCATCTTACACTTCAAAGGATGGATGCCGATTAGTGTGGCAAGGCGTGGATGAAGATGATGCTGATGTTGTCATATTAAACAAAGAAGAACTCGCCAAACTAGTTGAGATATTAAAACAAAATAAAACTGGCGAAGTTGAGCTAGAAGACCAAACCAGCTTTATTCGAATAAACTCTGATGTTACCCAGTTTAGCTTAACCAATCATGATTTACTTGAAGCCAATACCTCTGAAATTCAAGAACAGATTTTAGAATTTGCCAAAGTTCCACATGAACCACAATATGTTTACATTGGAACTAAAGAATTCTATCCTTCTGTCTGGATTCGAGATGATTCAAAACAAAAAGAGGATGCTCCTAAAAAGACATCAAAGCAGTCATTGATTCAGGCCATATTGTCCTCTGAACCTGAAAAACTCAGACAAGATCTTTCCCCTACTGACTTGTTTAGAGTATTTGCAACTAGACGTTCCACTAGAAAATTTGATAAGACAAAAGTGGAGGACTGGAAGATTGACAAGATTTTATCTGCAGCTGATGTTGCACCAACTGCTGGTAATTTTCAAGGATTTCAGGTGTTTCTTGTTAAAAACAAGTCTGCCAAAGAAGCACTAGTTGAGGCTGCAAACAAGCAACCATACGTAAATGCTCCTGTCGTTTTGGTGTTTTGTACAGACCCTTCTAGAGTAAATCTGAAATTTCCGCCTGATATTTTGGAAAAATTCTCCCTACAAGATGCAACTATTGCTGCAGCATTTTCATTACTTGCAGCATCTGGGGTTGGGTTGAGTACAATTTGGATAGGCATGTTTGATGAGGAAAAAGTAAAGAAAATTTTGGGCACTGATCTCAGACCTTCATCTATCTTGTGTATTGGGTATCCTGACAAGAAAAAATCCCCAAAATCTAGAAGAAAACTCAAAGAACTGATCAAGGTAATAGAGTAA
- a CDS encoding acetolactate synthase large subunit: MKASDLLVKCLESEGVEYIFGIPGEENADLMMSLSKSKIKFILTRHEQGAAFMADVYGRLTGRVGVCLATLGPGATNLVTGVANANMDRSRLLAITGQTDSHLLHKESHQNLNVVKMFEPITKWSWSIRNAKNIPEIVRRAFKIALTEKPGATHIELPQDIAKRKSDIPPIGFQNIFRPKANHDQIKKAATMILNAKKPLLFVGNGCAREDESAQIRKFVEQTKIFSINTFMGKGVIPDDCETHLQTIGIKDADHALKAVLEADVIISVGYDLVEYSPKMWNSDLNKQIIHIDFTPSEVYTFYRPDVEIDSDIGSAMDSILEEIEKLQLENPSLASFPRKNGPEIFKKIRAEVIERINTFNDDDSYPIKPEKLIFSVRESFDPDDVVISDVGTHKLWIAKIYQTFEPNTCIIPNGFASMGFALPGAISAKLVFPKKSIVAMTGDGGFLMNVQEIETAVRLKLPIIVIVWVDNDYNLISIKQKHEFGKSVFTEFGNPNFVQIAESFGAKGFQVKSTQDFSKVLKEAKLITDKPIIIAVDVDYSRNEVLLDDSFPPYVKSLNDKK, translated from the coding sequence ATGAAGGCCTCTGATCTATTAGTTAAGTGTCTGGAATCTGAGGGAGTTGAATACATCTTTGGAATTCCTGGTGAAGAGAATGCTGATTTGATGATGTCCCTCTCCAAATCAAAAATTAAATTCATTCTAACTAGGCATGAACAAGGTGCTGCATTTATGGCAGATGTATATGGTAGATTGACGGGCAGAGTTGGTGTTTGCCTTGCTACACTTGGACCTGGTGCCACTAATCTTGTGACAGGTGTTGCAAATGCGAATATGGATAGATCCAGATTACTAGCAATTACGGGCCAAACTGACTCTCATCTTTTGCATAAAGAATCTCATCAAAATCTCAATGTTGTAAAAATGTTTGAACCTATTACAAAATGGAGCTGGTCTATACGAAACGCAAAAAATATTCCAGAAATTGTACGAAGAGCCTTTAAGATTGCACTTACTGAAAAACCTGGGGCAACTCACATTGAACTTCCACAAGATATTGCAAAGCGAAAGTCAGATATCCCTCCAATTGGATTTCAGAATATTTTTAGACCAAAGGCAAACCATGACCAAATAAAAAAAGCAGCAACAATGATCTTGAATGCGAAAAAACCTCTTTTGTTTGTAGGAAATGGATGTGCTAGAGAAGATGAAAGTGCACAAATTAGAAAATTTGTAGAGCAAACAAAAATTTTTTCAATTAACACATTCATGGGAAAAGGAGTTATTCCTGATGATTGTGAGACCCATCTTCAGACAATTGGAATTAAAGATGCAGATCATGCTTTGAAAGCAGTGTTAGAGGCTGATGTAATCATTTCAGTAGGATATGATTTGGTTGAATACTCTCCAAAGATGTGGAACTCTGATCTAAACAAGCAAATTATTCATATTGATTTTACTCCCTCTGAGGTTTATACATTTTATCGACCTGATGTTGAAATTGATTCTGATATTGGCTCTGCCATGGATTCTATTTTAGAAGAAATTGAAAAATTGCAATTAGAAAACCCTTCACTTGCATCTTTCCCACGCAAAAACGGTCCTGAAATTTTCAAAAAGATCCGTGCAGAAGTAATTGAGAGAATTAACACTTTCAATGATGATGATTCATATCCAATCAAACCAGAAAAATTGATTTTTAGTGTACGTGAATCTTTTGACCCTGATGATGTTGTGATTTCTGATGTTGGAACTCACAAATTGTGGATTGCAAAAATTTATCAAACATTTGAACCAAATACTTGCATCATTCCTAATGGCTTTGCATCTATGGGATTTGCACTACCTGGCGCTATATCTGCAAAGTTAGTTTTTCCAAAAAAATCAATTGTTGCAATGACTGGAGATGGTGGATTTTTAATGAATGTACAAGAAATAGAGACTGCAGTACGACTGAAACTACCAATAATTGTTATTGTTTGGGTAGATAATGATTACAATTTGATCTCTATTAAACAAAAACATGAATTTGGTAAAAGTGTCTTTACTGAATTTGGCAACCCAAATTTTGTTCAGATAGCAGAAAGTTTTGGGGCCAAAGGATTTCAAGTAAAATCTACTCAGGATTTCTCAAAAGTTTTGAAAGAAGCAAAATTAATTACAGATAAACCAATAATAATTGCAGTCGATGTTGACTATTCTAGAAATGAGGTTTTACTTGATGATTCATTTCCACCTTATGTAAAATCACTTAATGATAAAAAATGA